The DNA segment aaaagTCGACCTCTCCTGCACAAAACATAGTGCCAAGAACTAGTGATTGGAAATGTGTTACCCATTCCGTAGGAGTAATATTATTTTTACAAACATGTGGTCTGGTTTTAAGTGTTGACCAGAAAAGCataatctatagcccatttgcatattgtattgtcctctatagattaacgtataattactagttttacattcttttctgtgatattctagttgttttactgtcctttgtcgacaggtttttataatacatatatattccatttcagtgttatgttcccatcacgatatgactgaaatattgccgatgtgacgttaaacaataactcactcactcacccagaaaAGCATGAGAGAATCATTCAACGTTTGTGATAATACTTCTTTTGCTGGTTTACATAGGTTTTAATAAAAATATCTGGCCGAATGAAACATATCGTTCTCTACTCATTCCACTGTTAAATGCACACAATAATCGTCTCGCTTTAGTGTGGGCGGCTATACAACCATTATCAAACCGAAGGTGAGTCGATAACCTGGTCTGAAGTCGCCGCGCTGAGTCGATCTttatcttgtttgttttgccAGGCTTGCGCTATATGACGTCACAACCCTTTCTTCCCACTAAATCACTTCAGGAAATTCAAGCGACTCCCATCAGGGAGCATGTGCAACAGGTACATTTTCATGGCGCCTTTTTTCTTCCACGGGTCAGCATAACATGACAAATATCGAGTTAAAGCCTCCTCTTTTTGCTCTGTTCAAATGTCGCACCAGATCGTAGTTTGTTCAGTTACAAGAGTCAGAGACCAAAAAAATATAAAGATAGTCAGCTAGATAATTGTCGACATTCCGACATTCAGTTTTTGGCAGGTCGCGTGTGGTGTGCGTCGGCTCTCATCAGCGGCTATATGGCTGTCGTCCTGTTTGGTCCCGTTTGTGTTTTCAGATTTGGCAACAACAAAGTCTGCTCCTGGATTTCACCAATCATTCAATCTGCAATTGTAAAGGAATTTAAACAAAAGTAAAATGCAAGGTAAATTGATGTTAGATTCCTGCAGAAGTTTACTTGTGTCACGTGAGAATCTTTGAATCGTAAGCAACCTGCAagcctctcaggaggacaataattttacaatacttcaaccacctttgagccactaacaattctagttactaatctaaactaccaatcattaaaatgcatctatctCCAGATCATATTACTccaaattcaacaatgaaatcgatttcctttaaaaaacaataattaaatgagaacttacaatGTTAAAGAGATCTGACTtcttttacagtaaaatatgtatcccttgtgatgtcaCAAACCCAtgtttaccataaaaggcgactatgcttgtcgtaggaggcgactaacgggatcgggtggtcaggctcgctgacttgggtgacacatgtcatcggttcccagttgcgcagatcgatgttcctgCTGTaaacactggattatctggtcctgattcgattatttacagaccgccgccatatagctggaagattgctgattgcggcgtaaacaaaaatcactcactcacttatactcAGCAGTATTGAAGAGCCTTCCGCCAAGGACGCTTTCACCATCTTTGAAATCCAAACGAGCCAGAACGTTTCACGATGACAGCGGGGCCCTCTGGAAAGTCAGAACGTCTCATTACACAGACACCTGCGATCCAGTAGGAAGTTTCAAGGCATGCGGTATGTAGTGGTGTGCTTTCCAAGCGTGAATAAAGAAAGAGCTGTCAAATATTTCAATACGGAACACATTTCATGTCCAACGCCATTGTCTTCACAGGAATGGAGCAAGGGTTTCTCATATACCAGTCGCCTTTGAGGGTGTCCCGTGCTGTTCCATTAGATGGATGGCATTTTACTACCCGACACTAAAGAACGATAAAACAGACTAGATGTCCACTTCCCAGTGTCGTGCCAGTTATGTACCGTGTTCCAAGGATATGATTGTTATCTTGTCATCGTTCATTCTTGTCAGTCGTAATTCATGTCATCATTAACAGGCGACCATACCATTATAACCACAATATCCACCTGGTTAGCAAGAAACGATACTTACATGATACATTACACCTCTGTACCATCTACCACTCTTCTGCCTATGAAATATTTGCTGACGAACCGAATTAACACGGGGTACGAAACGTAGCATCATAGAACAAAAAGGTATGACAAAGGACGCCAGTTCTTTAACACCTCCACTGGCTTGTAATGGTGTTTACTGCACAAGGTATTGATCCGAGCCGACAAATGTGTGAATGGATATTCTTCTGTGTCATACACCAGTCTGCGTAATCAACACCAAGCGAGTCTTAAAATCCAGTGGGTATTTCTTTCCGCAAGTTCTGTCTGCAACACCATGGAACTAATACCGTAGGGCGATCTCTCTTTCAAAAGCAAGACCCGACCGTCATGCGGTTTCAAGGACGGTTTTATTCACAGAAAATAAACAAGCTTTTATGCATTCACAGATTGTTTCCCTTGATATCGGTATGTGCAGGTATGTAGACGTGATTACGTccgaaaaaaacaacaaattacaCATGGGCGGACAAAAACACTCTAATGTCCATTTTGTACATGAGTTTTCACcatattgatgaaatgttttaataattttacattgATAAAAGCTTCCCAAaatatgcattatttctcaAAATTGATTAATTATCTAAAGTCTCCACCCCTATCCTGTCTGTCTATTCCATCATTGCAATAAAGTACATCTGGAAGCCAGCAGATCTGATTTAACCAGTCTGCACACAGCCTTCACAGGCCCGTAGCAAGCCAATTGCTTCAGTCCGATAGGTTTGCGGAGACTGTTATTTAGATTGAGGGCTTGCCCAACCTTTtcagcaacaatcatgtgtaagcgAGGGCTTTTCACAAGCCCTACCTTAGATCCGTAATCAACTAGAATACACATAAATGTAAAGGGACTCTTTCAAGAAGATGTTTTGTACTTAATCGTTTCTCTTTGATCAGTGACTATCTTGATTTATTTCTGCAACAATTAATGGAGACAAAATACAGTAAAACATAGCCAATTTGTGACATGCAATAGAATGTGTCCATTGCGAACGAACTGCTGTTCACCTCCAAGCCGCCTGCTGTATATTTAATTTTAAATGAACTTATACCGAACTAAAACCTTTTTTGTCAATTTAGTTCGCTATAGTCCTAGTGCACCGAATGTTCAGAGAttgtacaaaacaaataaacctgATAGCATGTGCATCACAGGGCAAAGCATGTTGAAATGAAATTCACTGTTGGACGCATATGTTATGATTGAAACTACACCTggaaaaaacccacaaaataaACATCACCACAATGCCTATACAACCTCACGCTCGTTTTTAACTCAGTCCACACAAACACGCAAAATGTATGATATCTTGGTTGAATTTGTTTCTACAAGAGGATGCTTTTACATGATGTCTAACCGTAATAACATGCCTGTAAGTCTCTACTTGAACATCCATGCTTGGCTGCAACAGCTGATGGCAGTCGTAATAGTTGGCTAATTTGAGGATGGTCAGATCGGAATAGCCCTGTGGGTATTTCGGGAATGCATACTATATGCTTTTGGTATTTGTCCATTTGTACATATTATCCAGCAGAAAATCATACAGGCCAACATCCAACATGATGCATACAATTTACATGCATAAACGTATTATTACTGACTGCATCTGCAAATGCCTTGAtacatatgacatatatttaTACCATTTAAACAAAACTAAGTTAAACTGAATGAATCTTTGTTTGCAACTGTCAATACTGACAGGCTTGTACAAACTAAAGAAGAACGCCTTTCAGTTTAGCAGGTTTTCGTATAATACTAAAAAATCGTTCCTCTGGCTGCGATTTGTGTGAACGATGTATTCAATCTCCTCCTTAAGCACACTGCCAAACCTGGCTGAACCATTCTGAAATCTGGACCCTCTTCTTTGATGAAGTTCAGCCTGTTCACGCTTATCCATACGTGAGCCATTACGTCGACGGTCACAACAAACCCACAGTAAAGCACGTCGGAACTTCCTGGACACAAAATTATATACAAACGGGTTAATGGCGTGATTGGAATACAGAAGGATGCGCGGAAAATATAACACAGCCAGATATCCTTCCAACCCTAGGTTCCGTAGGGTCCCGCGGTCCTCAAACATTGTCCAAATGACTAGTGCTCGGTAAGGCGTATGGCAGATGAAGAACACAAGCACGACTGTTACAATGATTTGAATCATTTGTCTCTTCAGCTTGACAATCTCCTTGGGGTACGTCTCCAGCTTCTGCCGCTCTATCCTGTACAGAGATATCAGCTTGGTCCCTACCTTGCTGTACAGTgtgaggatgaagaggagggGGATAACGAAGAAGAAGCTGGTGATGAGGACGATGTAGACTCTGTGCCATGTCTTGTGGATCGGGGTTCTGCAGACCGGAACTAGCGTGCCATCGACGAGGGGCAGGGTTTTGTACTCCGTTATAAAGAAGAATGGGATAGCGGAAGTGATGGAAACGGTCCACACACATATGAAGGTCTTCACTATAACGCTAGTTCTGGTCGATAGTTGCGTTTGTGTCCTACATGCAACTCTGAATCTCTCTATACTGATCGCTAGAATCGTGGATACTGACGCATGACTGACGACATTTTCCAGGAATGTGATGAAGTGACCTGCAACAGATGATGAAATAGTTGTAAATTCAGTGAACAAATTATTGAAGCAATTGATAACCACATTTTGACTAGACATTACACTTGTTGATTTTTCGTCGGCTTAGTGGATCATTCTGCATCTTACAATAATGAACGTGCAGGCTTACACTTGCATAAATGCGCAGAAACTTTATAATTAAAATaaccattattattatcattattatatgtGTCGACAAAGTCAGCAACTGGTCCCGAACTGACTGCTGAAGGCGAATTCTATCGTGGACCTTCATGGGCTATTTACAGATATGAAAAACTGGATGATGTTATGGCATTCAGACATTCCAGTGTATGACATTACGGATATCGATATATACATTAATCACACAGATGTTTGTTAAAGTATGGTATTAAGTGTTGCACTGATCGCAAGACCACAGCAGTAAACGAGAATCGCTCTAGCTGCCGGGTCTATTGTTCGTTTGCAACCATAACTATGTAAATATACAGTACTTGAAACAATATGCACGCCGTTTCATCATTATGCGATTGTGTTTTGGAATTTGGAATTATTGACCAGAAAACAACGTAGATCTGTATAAAACTGCTTTCATCACAAACCAATTGCAAAAGCATTGTAAACGTGTTCCAAAAAATTCCCAAACTCCagatgtatactttcttttgtacgtcGGTGTATAATCCTAATCATCATATCACTCAGCCAAAAAGGAAACGTGCTTTTCGAGATGAGCGTCTGCAGACCTATAATGAAGTCGGTGGTTTGATCGTCATGCGTGGTCATAGCAAATTACTCTAAAACCTGTCACCCTGTCTTGTGGTTGGCTTAATGAGAGAACATATGGACTCACCAACTGGAGGCATCTTATATCTAAGGTGTAGATGTTAACCAGGCGCGTAGCAAGTCAGTGTTTCGTGTAGgcccgataggttgcaaagctttatatgtAAACAGTATCAGGGGCTGTCCAACCGTTTTAGCTATAAACATGTGTAAACCCaggttttttttttctataaCTGCAGCTACGCCATGTTATCTTGCGACATGGTATCTCAATGGGTCGACACCATTGACTGTCAGCAGGAGACAACTTATAAcgtttacaaatatttcttttagaACCTTAAGTTTCCGAAAATGAGTATGTTTGTTTTGGTATGTGGCAAATGTGAAATGGCATGACGGTGATCTTCTGGTTTTAACTCACCACACTCTGGGAAACAGATGTCCCGAATGTTTATATACTAAGGCTGGtatgaaaatatttaacaaCCTTTTACAATTTGTAAGTGGCCGCATGGTTACATACTAAAAATGACCTATAGgataataaaacataaaacagcccAACAGACATTCAAAGTTAACAgtcatttgaaaaacaaatacttGCGGGAATAAAAGAAGTTTAACTCTTCTTTATTTTAAAACGGGGCATTTGGTATAGGCGGTATGAATATGgtattcagaaaataaaacatgGTTCAGATAAATGGATCAGATACACGGGAATTGAAAGAGAAGATAAATCCAAAACAGACATATTAATATTTTCCACCATTGATGTGTGATGATTTAAACGAGAGGGACGCGTAAATGCCTCGGGGTCAAGAAACTATTTAAACATGGCGTTGGCAAAAGATATCTGGATCCGTCTCCGCTTCGACGGTAATCAGACGGAGCTATAAAACATTTCATACCAGACAGCCAATTATCTCCTTGACCATACATCGTGTTTGTATGCAGACATCCAATCTAAAACTGGACTTTTGTTCCCTGAAATCGATTGCAGTTGTATGTTGTTTTCCGTGATTGAGGAAGAGGACGTGTGTGGGTGGATGAGATAGCGATACAGATAGCCCCAGGATCTAATTCCAGACCAGGAGCTCCCGCTCGGTGGTTTAAGCCCAATGGCCTTGGCTATTATGTGTGCATCAAATGAAAACGTCTTGTAGTCTTCTGTAGCATCTCTTGGGGCATTCCTTCAAAGACGCATGAGACTTTGAGCCCTCACTTGCTTCTCTGGGTGGAGTTATACGGAAGAGCAGGTTCGTAAATTATCCACTACTGGGGGAAGAAGAGTTATGTAGgcgtgtgtggtcctgtgcttagagctcaggtcacacaTCCGTTGAAGTTATGCAACATCAAGCTCGGAGAGTCGCAGATGGGTGGACGTTTTTGATaccttgactcctgagagttcaGTACTGCTCCACAACAAGCACATATGATACATGTCGTCTCACCTCGGGCAAGGGAGTTTgctcaaaattgcctctgttcacccagcagaatgggtacccgatgaAATAAGTCGTGGGACTATTAACCGTCTGGCGCCTAACAAGCATCTCGGATTATATTTTATTCAGGgtaataatgatcagattgtGCGCTTTGAGCAGGATATCTAGCCTTGAATAGGCGTATGGTAATTATTCTCATTATGTGTCtattaatatgttaaaagtaacaactgaaatatacaataaataGCACCTGCGCAAATAAACATCAGGATAGAGTGTTCATATGGGTGATAACCAGACTGATGGTTTCGGAAGCTGCATGCCAATATGAAATGACTAGCTAATGTTAACAATGGAGTGAACTAGGAGCTTTTCTTACAATTTGAACATCAGCAAGATGTTCAATTCATTGTTATGCATCACGCGGTTCATATATTCATAACAACttttaaagaaaagaaaacggtaTATCTCCAAATGGCACCACACACTATATATCGCCTAAATGACTCTTTTAGAAACCGACATACTGTCTTAAAGTAATAAAAGCACTACATACATACTAAAAAGTCTCATAAAACTAAGCGTTCATGTATATATcgtctatttaaaaacttgaccacAGGCCAGAGTTTAAGTTTCAGTTGTGTTCACTATATTTAGAACCGCACTATTTATCTCCAAATGAATTGACTAGTCCCTACTTACACATGGATTTGCCGAGGTACCACACTTCACGCGCGTAGATGTCCACCACTGCCGTTGGTCCGGTAATAAGGAGGACAAACAGGTCAGCAAGACACAGGTTCAAGAACAGGAAGTTAATGAAAGTTCTCATGGAGCGACATTGCAGAACGACCGAGATGACGGCGAAGTTGCCGCAAAGACCAACCACGAAGACGACGACGTAGAGGGCCGTAGCTGTGCCGAGAAGGTAGGCTGGAGGATGGGGCACAGAGGGGTGATTTTTTGCGGGGGCATCCGTGGTATTTGGGAACTCACTTGTCCAGAAAGACGTGTTTTCGCCCATGGTCTTGTCTCGTCACTGCAGAAGAAATAACAAGTGTAGTACAATGTCAGTATGTTACCAGACATCCAGATCATGAGTATATCAATGTACATGTCATATGCATTAAGCAAATaattcaattttgtgtaaacagGACATCTACAGTGGGCTGTGATAAATAGTTTGTAACTTCCACTATGAATCACGTACATTTTGCATGGAATAAGTTGTTCACTCAAAGTGGCACATGAAACCACGTGGGTTAACAAAAAACATTACATACATTTTGTGTAAGGTCAACGTACCAAGGCCAAAACATACTACTATTTTTCGATATTTTTACTTACCTATTACATGTAAAAAGTAACGTTACCACGGACGGAACATTAAAAAAAGACTGGCCTGTTGTTAAATCGGTTCTGCAGTAGTTTACAGTCATGACCTATGAGAAGCAGACCCTCATCATCATAAAACTTGAGGTACTTGCGTCAAGACATTCCATAGTGCATTTGCAGTGTTTATGCAGCGCCAAACACTAGCATGTCAGTCATGACCAAAGGAAATCGATTTTCCACCGATCAGTAACCCCTACCAATTACGTCAAATTCCAGTGACATCGAGCATGACAACAAGCTGATCGTGCTGCTCCATGCTCAGGACATAATAACGGACATCCTGTCTAATACATATGAGCAATTGTTGTGGTGCGGACGTTacagtacatgtattttatttggGTTCTTGAGTAGTCAAGCATTTTCGAGGATTACCTAGAAACGTGTCTTATTCGAAATTCTGGAGGGCACCCCATACAgaacagcaaaggaaacacGAGTTTCGAACCaacgaaatctcataaaagtaaccGTTCATGTGTAGGTCTTCTATTTGACACACAGttgcttttcttttgttgttcagtatataggGCAGACACGCATCTTTCACTTCAAACTACATAACGAACAGCGGTGGGGGGTATGActgtttatttcagttttggTATTCAACGTAGGCCTATCCTGGACATTTGACTTTTGTTGCAGGCTGACTAGTATTGTACATTACGTCATTGTTATACGATACCGCGATTGCCACTGTAAGATTGTTTCATACTGTCATTTCAAGCATGTCTTTGTCATATTTTTGCATTAATACTTTGCAATTTTattaattatataaatatgtaaatatttctttgtaATGGTTTGGTTTCACATTgtaccagtgaaggtcccgggtagaataggccttcagcaacccatgcttgccataaaaggcgactattctattcgtaagaggcgactaacggaatcgggtggtcaggcttgctgacttggttgccatatgtcatcggttcccaattgcgcagatcgatgctcatgttattgatcactggattatctggtccagactcgattatttacagaccgcctccatatagctgtaatattgctgagtgcgacgtaaaactaaactcactcactttggttTCACATTGCATTATTTACGGAAATAATAAGCAATCAACGCAAACAACTCTATCAGTCATAGGAAAGCAAAGAACCTTTCTCTTGCCCCTTGTACAAAGGATTTACGACTGGGAATCTCTGTAAGCTGCCACGAACGTGATTAAAGTTATTGACCTGGTCAGACCAAATAACATCAAAATGCTTATCCTGAGCGAAAACGAAGCTCTCCTGTTTTTAAGGTAATTGGTCTTCGCTGAATATATAATCCTCATTTCAGATAAACGCATGCTTGATGTTCTTGAGACTCTTCTACATGGCTTGAAAAGTGTTGCATGGGAGTTTATTACCCAGTTCATCGAACGTTTTGCAAAGGCCAATTACCCCATTTGCCCCAAAGCAGTGCCTTCGTAAAATAGATTTAATGACTTCCAAATGAAAACGGTTTCTCAACTTCCCCAGAAACTGATTACCGCAAATATCATCTGCCAAGCGTTGTGGATATTAATTCGATCAAGGACactaaaaatattttgcagCACTTATATGAAAGAGAGCCTATTCGCTTTTCCTCAACACTGGAGTTATTTGCAGCTGTCGTTTATGTGCAACGTTAAACACGTTTCATTTACAAGGTGAAATACTGAGGTCTCTTTGACATGGCACACCGACTAGTTCCTTAAATCTGGGGCGGTACTCACACTTCGCTCTGACATGAAGGACTGTACGTAAATCATATTGGGAAAGGTTGGTTTTAGAATCACGCTGACATTGTCCTCAGTGAAGGGACTAGAAAcatgaaacccagatcaagtaaacatTTAAAACTCCCAATTATCTTGTATTTTGCGCTGTGCATTTATGAACGGAAGTCAATTAACAAACTGTTGACAGTCACATCATCGATAAATTGCTGTCAGAGACCCAACAactgcaatccatcgatagctCGATGCAAAGTTAATGACCTAGAAATGACATTGCTTAAATAAACCTACCCTTATATGTTGGAGAGATGCCTcaacaaaactgttttcttCTGCATAATCAGGTCATGTCTTTGTGGTTAATTCTACATCAAAAGATAATTCATATATTGTCGTACAAAACTGGGAACGCCAGTGGTTCAGAGCTTTTGTAACCTGATGTATACTTGTGTAATGGTAGTCTTCCAACATTTGGGGTTATTTTGTGCTTATTTTCACAATTATCACTCGTTTAATTACATAAAACATATGTATGTTTCTACctcactgtttacacatgttgTACTGTTGGCCTCATGGCCATCTATACGTACTAAAGAATCCAATAACACATATTTGCATCTTAATGTCAGGCCATTAAGTGTCTACCCTGttattttcttttctgtattATGTTCCTGATCCTACTGTAAATGCCATACAGTGTCGTTGATACATGAAAACAGCTTTGTTGGAATTGTCTTTCACGTCACTGTAACTCGGTATAACAACTTGTTAGTTGCAGTAGGAGGTTGAAACctaaaattattgttctcctgagagggtataataagtcccaaaacattcgaagtcaaatttaatcttccacaccTTTAGCTGTagtattattgtcattttaatttgtggcttgcatacaatcgccaacggctgaagggatggtgtaaatcaagCTAGGGACCACGCAGGTAGCAGCAGCattgcaagtccccatggtcccttgtatggtgatctacattcagCTGGCGGTGATCAGTAGCCAGTTTTTACGTGGTATTGTCTAACATAGATTTCCGCTTTTTAAAGCTAGTTTTAAcactttttgtgatactctagttattttacagtccgtcgatgactggttctttaattACTGGTATTTATGTGTATCTACAACATTTcccgtcactatatggctgcaatattgccgatgtgacgttagatattaactcactcactcactctttcactcacgtCACCGAGAAGCTAGTTTGATATTCATAAAACGATACAATAACTCAGTAATAAGTATGTCATTATTCTATGCAAAATCTATGGAAAATCTTACACTTTCATAAGACATGCTGGCCTCTTCCGATGACGTACGTGTTGATATGCAAGGTCCAGTTTTAAATTGCTTTTAAACTCATTGCAATTCGTAAAAGGCGACCAAACGTCTACTTCAGGGCACATACCTTGTCTTGCCCTCCAAAAAGTGCGGGATAGATCCCCAGTAAATCCCTTAAAAAAATTACAAGTTCCGATAATattttacagtggaactgcCGAGGACTGAAGACTAATTTACACGATTTAcggctattagtccaagacttacaccttcagcgatttATCTCCAGGagatatatttaaaacagatacatttgaccttcgtcatgtTAATATTGATCACCTAAGGATGATAGggctactggaggatcttccatcCTAATCAAATAGGACGTTATCCATAGCCATgcttcacttattactaatctGCAGGCCGTAGAATTACTATACAGGTGGCATTTTCACTTTGCTCTCGCTATctctccgtcttcaacgtttcacaaaaccgacCTTCAATCTCCCAAAACCATGCATTATCATGGGAGAAATGGCCATAATCTGGGGTGGTGCAAATACAAATGCTGAAGGCAAACTACTGGAGGTGTTTTATTCAGataatgttttatgtatttggaaTGATGGTTCCCACACAACCTGCTACAGGAACTTATtatgctctcgacttgtcacacACAAATTCAGAGTTGCTAAATGAATTGGAATGGTCAGTCGAcggtgacctctgtggaagtgaccatatTCCTTCCTACTGTACTAAAACCGTTAATTACATCGATCATCAATGCGGAATTTTGGAAatgctaactgggctttatatgaaaatCTGTGTGCtgcaaacttaaacctgaacattttgCTGGTGCTTtctaatgttttttttctgatgaactgaattccattgctgatgagtgtatactaAAGTCCTCTGCAGTGTCACATATCAGGAAATTATGGTtgaacgatgaatgcaaacaagctagggaGGGCaagaaaaaaagcagaacattgtTTATATAGTAAtactttaaataaaataaaaactaaTTTTAGATGCAGACCTTTAAATAGAATAGACTAATAGTATGGAAAATGGTCCAGAAacttaaaggtaaaggtactaaatttTGTGCCCATCACCTTAAACGTTGAGATTAATTATGTACAGATAAATCATATATTGCGAATAACCTGGATGAagctctcgctaaacactcttcctcttctaattatgtgcctacattccaaca comes from the Haliotis asinina isolate JCU_RB_2024 chromosome 12, JCU_Hal_asi_v2, whole genome shotgun sequence genome and includes:
- the LOC137259011 gene encoding growth hormone secretagogue receptor type 1-like — encoded protein: MGENTSFWTSEFPNTTDAPAKNHPSVPHPPAYLLGTATALYVVVFVVGLCGNFAVISVVLQCRSMRTFINFLFLNLCLADLFVLLITGPTAVVDIYAREVWYLGKSMCHFITFLENVVSHASVSTILAISIERFRVACRTQTQLSTRTSVIVKTFICVWTVSITSAIPFFFITEYKTLPLVDGTLVPVCRTPIHKTWHRVYIVLITSFFFVIPLLFILTLYSKVGTKLISLYRIERQKLETYPKEIVKLKRQMIQIIVTVVLVFFICHTPYRALVIWTMFEDRGTLRNLGLEGYLAVLYFPRILLYSNHAINPFVYNFVSRKFRRALLWVCCDRRRNGSRMDKREQAELHQRRGSRFQNGSARFGSVLKEEIEYIVHTNRSQRNDFLVLYENLLN